The Scleropages formosus chromosome 11, fSclFor1.1, whole genome shotgun sequence genome window below encodes:
- the crtc3 gene encoding CREB-regulated transcription coactivator 3 isoform X1 has translation MSASPGSGASNPRKFSEKIALHNQKQAEETRAFEQLMTDLTVSRVQFQKIQQLRQTRAQYYGGSLPNVNQISNVSADFQGPFHSGLDSVRGTRHHGLVERVHRDRNRINSPHRRPMDKHGRQVDSSPYGTVYLSPPPDNSWRREQQTWSGEKRPGFRFISQLNRTNSDSALHTSAMNPNPQDPFGMNQQMARCPPQRNASVNEAEVDGSGDVFSFPALPNEEGLMGVSKPLPKQLLEAKKVQSLASRPKSCEVPGINIFPSPEQNTGLSHYQGTLNTGGSLPDLSNLHFPSPLPTPLDPEDGSYPNLSGGSSTGNLPAAMMHLGIGNSQGLSSSLSNPSIQASLNNSQLHSSLSNPSIHSTLRLSSLSNPTPGGLSSSPRRRPTPISPLTLSPGADQRRGLGKQLSPTMSPSLSPITQGVALDTSSLPMEPPPPYPLYKQSQQALQQQQSHPPLQQSTQHPQQGPNHQQQPQQQQQPPVSPLQNLHMDFNSSSHNNMGTFFSDPFMDPQFPNRQAKALNYQLDQFNMLDNSMGSMGGTTCLDPTSNLYYSQAALMGLGGNHGNLQDSLQMRQNLLYSNCGGAVPNIILTDDSNPSLSKDISSALSAVPECFDSEGGFPLEDELRIEPLSLDGLSMLSDPDMVLPDPSVEDSFRSDRL, from the exons ATGTCTGCATCCCCGGGCTCGGGTGCCTCGAACCCGCGGAAGTTCAGCGAGAAGATCGCGCTGCATAACCAGAAGCAGGCCGAGGAGACACGGGCCTTCGAGCAGCTCATGACGGACCTCACCGTGTCCAGG GTACAGTTCCAgaagattcagcagctccgtcAGACTCGAGCTCAGTACTATGGCGGCTCATTGCCAAATGTCAACCAGATAAGCAACGTCAGTGCAGACTTTCAG GGCCCATTTCACTCAGGTCTGGACAGTGTGCGAGGGACCCGCCATCATGGCCTGGTGGAGAGAGTCCATCGAGATCGCAACCGTATCAACTCCCCTCACCGCCGGCCCATGGACAAGCACGGTCGGCAA GTGGACAGCTCCCCATATGGAACTGTGTACCTTTCACCCCCTCCGGACAACAGTTGGCGAAG ggagcagcagaCCTGGAGCGGAGAAAAACGGCCTGGATTTAGATTTATATCCCAACTAAACAG GACAAACTCTGACTCTGCCCTACACACAAGTGCCATGAACCCCAATCCGCAGGATCCATTTGGCATGAACCAGCAGATGGCCCGGTGTCCACCACAGCGCAACG CCAGCGTCAATGAAGCGGAGGTGGATGGCTCTGGAGACG ttttctcttttcctgCCTTGCCAAATGAGGAGGGCCTCATGGGTGTCAGTAAGCCCCTACCCAAACAACTGTTGGAGGCCAAAAAG GTTCAGTCTCTCGCTTCTCGGCCCAAATCATGTGAAGTGCCTGGAATTAA CATTTTCCCATCCCCAGAGCAGAACACTGGGCTTTCCCATTATCAGGGGACACTAAACACTGGGGGATCCCTGCCAGACCTCAGTAACCTGCACTTCCCATCTCCCCTGCCCACTCCCTTGGACCCTGAAGATGGGAGCTACCCAAACCTCAGTGGGGGGAGCAGCACCGGCAACCTACCTGCAGCTATGATGCACCTTGGTATTGGGAACTCGCAGG GGCTCTCATCTTCTCTGAGCAATCCCTCCATCCAAGCCTCTCTCAACAATTCTCAGCTCCATTCATCTCTCAgtaacccatccatccattcaacTCTGCGGCTCTCCTCACTGTCAAACCCAACCCCCGGGGGACTGAGCAGCTCCCCAAGGCGACGGCCCACACCCATCAGCCCCCTAACGCTTTCCCCTGGGGCAGACCAGCGCAGGGGTCTGGGCAAGCAGCTGTCACCcaccatgtctccttctctttcacCCATCACGCAG GGAGTTGCCTTGGACACCAGCAGCCTACCGATGGAGCCACCTCCTCCCTACCCACTCTACAAGCAGTCCCAACAGGctctacagcagcagcaatctcatccacccctgcaGCAGAGCACACAGCACCCACAACAAGGACCgaaccaccagcagcagccgcagcagcagcagcagccgccagTGTCACCTCTACAGAACCTCCACATGGATTTCAattccagcagt CACAACAACATGGGGACCTTTTTCAGCGACCCCTTCATGGACCCGCAGTTCCCTAACCGACAGGCCAAGGCTCTGAATTATCAG CTGGACCAGTTCAACATGCTGGACAATAGCATGGGTTCTATGGGTGGGACCACTTGCTTGGACCCCACCTCCAACCTTTACTACTCCCAGGCAGCTCTAATGGGCTTAGGTGGCAACCATGGCAACCTGCAAGACTCACTGCAGATGAGGCAGAATTTACTGTACTCCAACTGTGGAGGTGCTGTGCCCAACATCATCCTAACTG ATGACTCTAATCCAAGCCTGTCTAAGGACATCAGCAGTGCCCTGTCAGCTGTGCCTGAATGCTTTGACTCTGAGGGGGGCTTCCCACTAGAGGATGAGCTGCGCATCGAGCCCCTGAGCCTGGATGGCCTAAGCATGCTCAGCGATCCCGACATGGTCCTGCCTGACCCCTCTGTAGAGGACAGCTTCCGGAGTGACAGACTGTAG
- the crtc3 gene encoding CREB-regulated transcription coactivator 3 isoform X2 — protein MSASPGSGASNPRKFSEKIALHNQKQAEETRAFEQLMTDLTVSRVQFQKIQQLRQTRAQYYGGSLPNVNQISNVSADFQGPFHSGLDSVRGTRHHGLVERVHRDRNRINSPHRRPMDKHGRQVDSSPYGTVYLSPPPDNSWRRTNSDSALHTSAMNPNPQDPFGMNQQMARCPPQRNASVNEAEVDGSGDVFSFPALPNEEGLMGVSKPLPKQLLEAKKVQSLASRPKSCEVPGINIFPSPEQNTGLSHYQGTLNTGGSLPDLSNLHFPSPLPTPLDPEDGSYPNLSGGSSTGNLPAAMMHLGIGNSQGLSSSLSNPSIQASLNNSQLHSSLSNPSIHSTLRLSSLSNPTPGGLSSSPRRRPTPISPLTLSPGADQRRGLGKQLSPTMSPSLSPITQGVALDTSSLPMEPPPPYPLYKQSQQALQQQQSHPPLQQSTQHPQQGPNHQQQPQQQQQPPVSPLQNLHMDFNSSSHNNMGTFFSDPFMDPQFPNRQAKALNYQLDQFNMLDNSMGSMGGTTCLDPTSNLYYSQAALMGLGGNHGNLQDSLQMRQNLLYSNCGGAVPNIILTDDSNPSLSKDISSALSAVPECFDSEGGFPLEDELRIEPLSLDGLSMLSDPDMVLPDPSVEDSFRSDRL, from the exons ATGTCTGCATCCCCGGGCTCGGGTGCCTCGAACCCGCGGAAGTTCAGCGAGAAGATCGCGCTGCATAACCAGAAGCAGGCCGAGGAGACACGGGCCTTCGAGCAGCTCATGACGGACCTCACCGTGTCCAGG GTACAGTTCCAgaagattcagcagctccgtcAGACTCGAGCTCAGTACTATGGCGGCTCATTGCCAAATGTCAACCAGATAAGCAACGTCAGTGCAGACTTTCAG GGCCCATTTCACTCAGGTCTGGACAGTGTGCGAGGGACCCGCCATCATGGCCTGGTGGAGAGAGTCCATCGAGATCGCAACCGTATCAACTCCCCTCACCGCCGGCCCATGGACAAGCACGGTCGGCAA GTGGACAGCTCCCCATATGGAACTGTGTACCTTTCACCCCCTCCGGACAACAGTTGGCGAAG GACAAACTCTGACTCTGCCCTACACACAAGTGCCATGAACCCCAATCCGCAGGATCCATTTGGCATGAACCAGCAGATGGCCCGGTGTCCACCACAGCGCAACG CCAGCGTCAATGAAGCGGAGGTGGATGGCTCTGGAGACG ttttctcttttcctgCCTTGCCAAATGAGGAGGGCCTCATGGGTGTCAGTAAGCCCCTACCCAAACAACTGTTGGAGGCCAAAAAG GTTCAGTCTCTCGCTTCTCGGCCCAAATCATGTGAAGTGCCTGGAATTAA CATTTTCCCATCCCCAGAGCAGAACACTGGGCTTTCCCATTATCAGGGGACACTAAACACTGGGGGATCCCTGCCAGACCTCAGTAACCTGCACTTCCCATCTCCCCTGCCCACTCCCTTGGACCCTGAAGATGGGAGCTACCCAAACCTCAGTGGGGGGAGCAGCACCGGCAACCTACCTGCAGCTATGATGCACCTTGGTATTGGGAACTCGCAGG GGCTCTCATCTTCTCTGAGCAATCCCTCCATCCAAGCCTCTCTCAACAATTCTCAGCTCCATTCATCTCTCAgtaacccatccatccattcaacTCTGCGGCTCTCCTCACTGTCAAACCCAACCCCCGGGGGACTGAGCAGCTCCCCAAGGCGACGGCCCACACCCATCAGCCCCCTAACGCTTTCCCCTGGGGCAGACCAGCGCAGGGGTCTGGGCAAGCAGCTGTCACCcaccatgtctccttctctttcacCCATCACGCAG GGAGTTGCCTTGGACACCAGCAGCCTACCGATGGAGCCACCTCCTCCCTACCCACTCTACAAGCAGTCCCAACAGGctctacagcagcagcaatctcatccacccctgcaGCAGAGCACACAGCACCCACAACAAGGACCgaaccaccagcagcagccgcagcagcagcagcagccgccagTGTCACCTCTACAGAACCTCCACATGGATTTCAattccagcagt CACAACAACATGGGGACCTTTTTCAGCGACCCCTTCATGGACCCGCAGTTCCCTAACCGACAGGCCAAGGCTCTGAATTATCAG CTGGACCAGTTCAACATGCTGGACAATAGCATGGGTTCTATGGGTGGGACCACTTGCTTGGACCCCACCTCCAACCTTTACTACTCCCAGGCAGCTCTAATGGGCTTAGGTGGCAACCATGGCAACCTGCAAGACTCACTGCAGATGAGGCAGAATTTACTGTACTCCAACTGTGGAGGTGCTGTGCCCAACATCATCCTAACTG ATGACTCTAATCCAAGCCTGTCTAAGGACATCAGCAGTGCCCTGTCAGCTGTGCCTGAATGCTTTGACTCTGAGGGGGGCTTCCCACTAGAGGATGAGCTGCGCATCGAGCCCCTGAGCCTGGATGGCCTAAGCATGCTCAGCGATCCCGACATGGTCCTGCCTGACCCCTCTGTAGAGGACAGCTTCCGGAGTGACAGACTGTAG